From Brassica oleracea var. oleracea cultivar TO1000 chromosome C3, BOL, whole genome shotgun sequence, a single genomic window includes:
- the LOC106328103 gene encoding zinc finger CCCH domain-containing protein 29-like, with protein sequence MCGSERNLCSSRTSYTEAELMRAKEEQERVDATMPLLEYAACDDLPSFKRQTEENSLDINEPGLWYCKRVGSKKMGFQERTPLMVAAMYGSIEVLTYIISIGRSDVNRVSSDEEKVTALHCAVSGCSVSIVQVIKILLDASASPNCLDANRNKPVDLLVQASRFIPNQTRKAVELLLTGIISSEEEEVMKSVVSKYPADASLPDINEGVYGTDEFRMFSFKVKPCSRAYSHDWTECPFVHPGENARRRDPRKYPYTCVPCPEFRKGSCPKGDSCEYAHGVFESWLHPAQYKTRLCKDETCCARKVCFFAHRRDELRAVNASTGSAMVSPPMSPSSPSVTLSPRNGGLWQNRVNSLTPPPLQLNGSRLKSNLSARDMDMEMELRLRRGAYDSPSSVLQLQSPSRSHYPSSPVRQPPPHGFESSAAMAAAVMNARSSAFARRSLSFKPAPVATSNVVSEWGSPNGKLEWGMQREEMNKMRRSASFGIHGNNNNSYNNVSVPVRDYSDEPDVSWVNSLVKESEPERAFGLNERVGNTFKVRSWAEQMYIDHEKQQIVA encoded by the coding sequence ATGTGCGGCTCAGAGAGAAACCTCTGCTCTTCAAGAACCAGCTACACAGAAGCCGAACTCATGAGGGCCAAAGAAGAACAAGAACGTGTTGACGCCACCATGCCTCTTCTCGAATACGCAGCCTGCGACGATCTACCATCGTTCAAGAGACAAACCGAAGAGAACTCTCTGGATATCAACGAACCGGGCTTGTGGTACTGCAAACGAGTCGGGTCGAAAAAGATGGGGTTCCAAGAAAGAACACCTCTCATGGTTGCTGCTATGTACGGAAGCATCGAAGTTCTAACTTACATAATCTCCATAGGAAGATCAGACGTGAACAGAGTTTCAAGCGACGAGGAGAAAGTCACTGCTCTTCACTGTGCTGTTTCTGGCTGTTCTGTCTCTATCGTCCAAGTCATCAAGATCTTGCTTGATGCCTCTGCTTCACCTAACTGCCTTGACGCTAACCGGAACAAACCGGTTGATCTATTGGTTCAAGCTTCTCGGTTTATACCTAACCAGACTAGAAAAGCGGTTGAGCTTCTGTTAACCGGAATTATTAGTTCAGAAGAGGAGGAAGTGATGAAGAGTGTTGTGAGTAAGTATCCAGCTGATGCATCCCTTCCTGATATCAACGAAGGTGTTTATGGAACAGACGAGTTTAGGATGTTTAGCTTCAAGGTCAAGCCATGTTCTAGGGCTTACTCACACGACTGGACCGAGTGTCCTTTTGTTCATCCTGGCGAGAACGCCAGGAGGAGAGATCCGAGGAAGTATCCTTACACTTGTGTCCCTTGCCCTGAGTTTCGTAAAGGGTCTTGTCCTAAAGGAGATTCATGCGAGTATGCGCACGGTGTTTTCGAGTCTTGGCTTCACCCTGCTCAGTATAAGACACGGCTTTGTAAAGACGAGACGTGTTGCGCAAGGAAGGTTTGTTTCTTTGCTCATAGGAGGGATGAGCTGAGAGCTGTTAATGCTTCCACTGGCTCAGCAATGGTTTCACCGCCCATGTCTCCTTCATCGCCGAGTGTTACTTTGTCTCCAAGAAACGGTGGTTTATGGCAGAACAGAGTTAATAGTCTTACACCACCACCGTTGCAGCTTAACGGTAGTAGGTTGAAGTCGAATTTGAGCGCTAGAGATATGGATATGGAGATGGAGCTGAGGCTTCGTCGTGGTGCTTATGATTCTCCTTCTTCTGTGTTGCAACTTCAATCTCCAAGCAGGAGCCATTACCCTTCTTCTCCTGTGAGGCAACCGCCTCCACACGGGTTCGAATCTTCAGCAGCTATGGCAGCTGCGGTGATGAACGCGAGATCCTCAGCGTTTGCTAGACGCAGTTTGAGTTTTAAACCAGCTCCGGTAGCTACTTCGAATGTTGTCTCGGAGTGGGGATCGCCTAACGGGAAGCTTGAGTGGGGAATGCAAAGAGAGGAGATGAACAAGATGAGGAGAAGCGCCTCCTTTGGCATTCACGGAAACAACAACAACAGTTACAACAACGTGTCGGTTCCTGTAAGAGACTACAGTGATGAGCCAGATGTCTCCTGGGTGAACTCTTTGGTGAAAGAGAGTGAGCCTGAGAGAGCCTTTGGGTTGAATGAGCGGGTAGGGAACACGTTTAAGGTGCGGTCGTGGGCAGAGCAAATGTACATAGACCATGAGAAGCAGCAGATTGTGGCATAA
- the LOC106327984 gene encoding uncharacterized protein LOC106327984 isoform X1, producing MPTAVNVAKQCLTTESAYALEEAVNVARRRGHSQTTSLHAVSALLSLPTSVLRDACARVRNSAYSPRLQFKALDLCLSVSLDRIQSGQQPGSDDPPVSNSLMAAIKRSQAHQRRLPESFRLYQEMSQSNQNSSSLSCVKVELRQLILSILDDPVVSRVFGEAGFRSSELKLSIIRPIPHLFRYSSQRGQQQQPLFLCNVTGNHPEPELNPVRWGFSIPNRNLTGDSSDHRRISDVFTREKARNPLLVGVSAYGVLNDFLKSLENRTDGLTAVNIGSEISDQIKVKFDKTFIDARFRDLGKVAEQGSGPGLVLNYGDLRVFTDGEGNVSAASYIVGKVSELLRRSGRRVWLIGATASNDVYEKMVRKFPNVEKDWDLQLLTITNTLRSCSPHHKSSLMGSFVPFGGFFSTPYDMKLPFSGFNKEITGPVSSISDQTQSTLPPWLQMTTIPDLNQKSDPKTKEGLESVCGNTSTSSASASTDSAKSVTTDLDLRMCPVTAGFGLKTRSASSACLDNPRDLNAESFKIIYQRLTNRVSGQDEAARVISCALSQPPKISTRRDVWLNLAGPDTVGKRRMSLVLAEIVYQSEHRFMPVDLGVAEHEMSGCDDVMRLRGKTMVDHIFEVMCRNPFCVVFLENIDKADEKLQVSLSKAIETGKFMDSHGREVGIGNTTFVMTSFSVQDYGTVTTYSEEQLLRVKERLVEIWIETVSCLSSEKKRKLGLGETVETGKRLNRTTNGVLDLNLPAQETEETYQNSKLWLVNLKKHDSLIEVPFKPFDFEGLAERIKRILKETFAKCVRSDCLLEIDPKIMERLLAAIYFSDNRKDIIKELMEKVMAKVFLHVKERYEITSGCVVKLFGRDLDVLSEDEMDLFLVKSQ from the exons ATGCCAACGGCGGTGAACGTAGCGAAGCAATGCTTGACAACAGAATCAGCCTACGCGCTAGAAGAAGCCGTGAACGTGGCGCGCCGACGAGGACACTCACAAACGACGTCGCTTCACGCCGTATCCGCTCTACTCTCTCTACCAACCTCCGTCTTACGCGACGCGTGCGCCCGTGTCCGAAACTCAGCTTACTCTCCTCGTCTCCAGTTCAAAGCTCTAGATCTCTGCCTCAGCGTTTCCTTGGACCGGATCCAATCGGGTCAACAACCCGGGTCCGACGACCCGCCTGTCTCGAACTCTCTCATGGCTGCGATAAAACGGTCTCAAGCTCACCAGCGTCGTCTCCCGGAGAGTTTCAGACTGTACCAAGAGATGTCTCAGAGTAATCAGAACTCGAGTTCGCTCTCTTGCGTGAAGGTGGAGCTTCGTCAGCTCATTCTCTCGATCTTGGATGACCCGGTTGTGAGTCGGGTATTCGGTGAAGCGGGGTTTCGGAGCTCCGAGTTAAAGCTCTCGATTATCCGACCAATCCCTCATCTCTTCCGTTATTCATCTCAACGTGGACAGCAGCAACAGCCTCTGTTCCTCTGTAACGTAACCGGGAATCATCCCGAACCAGAATTGAACCCGGTTCGGTGGGGTTTCAGCATCCCGAACCGGAATCTAACCGGAGATTCTTCTGATCACCGGAGGATCAGCGATGTTTTCACGAGGGAAAAAGCGAGGAATCCTCTGCTTGTGGGTGTATCGGCTTACGGTGTATTAAACGATTTTTTAAAGTCTCTCGAAAACCGAACCGACGGTTTAACCGCGGTTAACATCGGTTCAGAAATATCCGACCAAATAAAAGTCAAGTTCGATAAAACATTCATCGACGCTAGGTTTCGCGATCTAGGGAAAGTGGCTGAGCAAGGGTCAGGACCTGGTTTAGTCTTGAACTACGGAGATTTGAGGGTATTCACTGACGGTGAAGGAAACGTGTCGGCGGCTAGTTACATTGTGGGTAAGGTTTCGGAGCTGTTGCGGAGAAGCGGGAGGAGAGTGTGGTTGATCGGAGCGACGGCGAGCAACGACGTTTATGAGAAGATGGTGAGGAAGTTTCCGAACGTGGAGAAAGACTGGGACTTGCAGTTACTCACCATCACCAATACTCTTAGGTCTTGTTCGCCTCACCACAAATCCAG TTTGATGGGATCGTTTGTTCCATTTGGTGGATTTTTCTCAACACCTTATGACATGAAACTACCGTTCTCCGGTTTTAACAAGGAAATCACCGGACCAGTTTCTTCCATATCCGACCAGACCCAATCTACCTTGCCACCTTGGTTGCAGATGACCACAATACCCGATTTAAACCAAAAATCTGATCCCAAG ACCAAAGAAGGGTTGGAATCAGTTTGCGGTAATACGTCCACGAGCAGTGCTTCTGCATCAACCGATTCAGCTAAATCGGTCACGACTGATCTGGATCTAAGGATGTGTCCGGTCACCGCAGGCTTTGGTCTCAAGACACGATCTGCGTCCTCCGCTTGCTTGGATAATCCAAGGGATCTCAACGCAGAGAGCTTCAAGATTATATACCAAAGGTTAACCAATAGGGTTTCAGGGCAAGATGAGGCTGCTAGGGTTATCAGCTGCGCATTATCACAACCACCTAAGATTAGCACTAGAAGAGATGTTTGGCTCAATTTGGCTGGTCCTGATACCGTAGGCAAGAGGAGAATGTCGCTTGTGCTTGCTGAGATTGTGTATCAAAGTGAGCACAGATTCATGCCGGTTGATCTTGGTGTCGCTGAACATGAAATGAGCGGTTGTGATGACGTGATGCGGCTGAGAGGAAAGACAATGGTGGATCATATCTTTGAAGTGATGTGTAGGAACCCTTTCTGTGTAGTGTTCCTTGAGAACATTGACAAGGCTGATGAGAAGCTGCAGGTAAGCTTGTCTAAGGCTATTGAAACTGGTAAGTTCATGGATTCGCATGGGAGAGAAGTTGGTATCGGAAACACAACGTTTGTTATGACTTCGTTTTCAGTACAAGATTATGGAACAGTAACCACTTATTCTGAAGAGCAACTCTTGAGAGTAAAAGAGAGGCTAGTGGAGATATGGATCGAAACTGTGTCCTGTCTGAGCTCGGAGAAAAAGAGGAAGCTAGGTTTGGGAGAAACTGTAGAGACGGGGAAAAGGTTGAACAGAACAACTAATGGAGTTCTTGATCTGAACCTTCCGGCGCAAGAAACCGAGGAAACATATCAGAACTCAAAGCTTTGGTTAGTGAATTTGAAGAAACACGACAGTCTCATTGAGGTTCCTTTTAAGCCTTTTGACTTTGAAGGATTAGCAGAAAGAATCAAAAGGATCTTAAAAGAAACATTTGCAAAGTGTGTGAGATCAGATTGTTTGCTGGAGATTGACCCTAAGATCATGGAACGATTACTAGCAGCTATTTATTTCTCGGACAATAGAAAAGATATCATCAAAGAGTTGATGGAGAAAGTAATGGCTAAAGTGTTCTTGCATGTTAAAGAAAGGTATGAAATCACTTCTGGTTGTGTAGTAAAACTGTTTGGTCGAGATCTTGACGTTTTGAGTGAGGACGAAATGGACTTGTTCCTTGTAAAATCTCAGTAG
- the LOC106329915 gene encoding putative B3 domain-containing protein At4g03160, with product MHEVLALIQLSQNHPIKRSKRVKADKSQPEEVEVSDQAKQRKKRQPMKKDNFEETLTLLLNWNKTKPAKPPFLLDLVGNVCSKPLRKQLMGSDVKKDQSRLKLGKAEVKKMVQQVMGRSDKVGTKGLEVSVYGQEGEVGKMMFKMWSVNTPVLMGIGWKTFVKDNDLTKHCDFLTIWMFRHKNSDEICFAIDKTRHHTVTRPLSKRISKAVFKNPN from the coding sequence ATGCATGAGGTGTTGGCACTGATACAACTAAGCCAAAATCATCCAATAAAACGCAGCAAGAGGGTGAAAGCTGATAAAAGTCAGCCTGAAGAGGTGGAAGTTTCTGATCAAGCTAAGCAGCGTAAGAAGAGGCAACCTATGAAGAAAGACAATTTCGAAGAAACCCTAACTCTGCTGCTCAACTGGAACAAAACTAAACCAGCAAAGCCTCCCTTTCTCCTTGACTTGGTGGGTAACGTTTGCAGCAAACCCTTAAGGAAGCAGTTAATGGGAAGCGACGTGAAGAAAGATCAATCCAGGCTCAAGTTAGGGAAGGCGGAAGTGAAGAAGATGGTGCAGCAAGTCATGGGAAGGTCAGATAAAGTTGGGACTAAAGGGCTTGAGGTTTCAGTATATGGACAAGAAGGGGAGGTTGGTAAGATGATGTTCAAGATGTGGAGTGTGAACACGCCTGTGTTAATGGGTATCGGATGGAAGACTTTTGTGAAAGATAATGACCTCACCAAGCATTGTGATTTTCTCACTATTTGGATGTTTAGGCACAAAAACAGTGATGAGATTTGCTTTGCTATTGACAAGACTAGGCATCATACTGTAACTAGACCTCTGAGTAAGAGGATCTCGAAAGCTGTCTTCAAGAATCCAAATTAG
- the LOC106327984 gene encoding uncharacterized protein LOC106327984 isoform X2: MPTAVNVAKQCLTTESAYALEEAVNVARRRGHSQTTSLHAVSALLSLPTSVLRDACARVRNSAYSPRLQFKALDLCLSVSLDRIQSGQQPGSDDPPVSNSLMAAIKRSQAHQRRLPESFRLYQEMSQSNQNSSSLSCVKVELRQLILSILDDPVVSRVFGEAGFRSSELKLSIIRPIPHLFRYSSQRGQQQQPLFLCNVTGNHPEPELNPVRWGFSIPNRNLTGDSSDHRRISDVFTREKARNPLLVGVSAYGVLNDFLKSLENRTDGLTAVNIGSEISDQIKVKFDKTFIDARFRDLGKVAEQGSGPGLVLNYGDLRVFTDGEGNVSAASYIVGKVSELLRRSGRRVWLIGATASNDVYEKMVRKFPNVEKDWDLQLLTITNTLRSCSPHHKSSLMGSFVPFGGFFSTPYDMKLPFSGFNKEITGPVSSISDQTQSTLPPWLQMTTIPDLNQKSDPKCRPKKGWNQFAVIRPRAVLLHQPIQLNRSRLIWI; this comes from the exons ATGCCAACGGCGGTGAACGTAGCGAAGCAATGCTTGACAACAGAATCAGCCTACGCGCTAGAAGAAGCCGTGAACGTGGCGCGCCGACGAGGACACTCACAAACGACGTCGCTTCACGCCGTATCCGCTCTACTCTCTCTACCAACCTCCGTCTTACGCGACGCGTGCGCCCGTGTCCGAAACTCAGCTTACTCTCCTCGTCTCCAGTTCAAAGCTCTAGATCTCTGCCTCAGCGTTTCCTTGGACCGGATCCAATCGGGTCAACAACCCGGGTCCGACGACCCGCCTGTCTCGAACTCTCTCATGGCTGCGATAAAACGGTCTCAAGCTCACCAGCGTCGTCTCCCGGAGAGTTTCAGACTGTACCAAGAGATGTCTCAGAGTAATCAGAACTCGAGTTCGCTCTCTTGCGTGAAGGTGGAGCTTCGTCAGCTCATTCTCTCGATCTTGGATGACCCGGTTGTGAGTCGGGTATTCGGTGAAGCGGGGTTTCGGAGCTCCGAGTTAAAGCTCTCGATTATCCGACCAATCCCTCATCTCTTCCGTTATTCATCTCAACGTGGACAGCAGCAACAGCCTCTGTTCCTCTGTAACGTAACCGGGAATCATCCCGAACCAGAATTGAACCCGGTTCGGTGGGGTTTCAGCATCCCGAACCGGAATCTAACCGGAGATTCTTCTGATCACCGGAGGATCAGCGATGTTTTCACGAGGGAAAAAGCGAGGAATCCTCTGCTTGTGGGTGTATCGGCTTACGGTGTATTAAACGATTTTTTAAAGTCTCTCGAAAACCGAACCGACGGTTTAACCGCGGTTAACATCGGTTCAGAAATATCCGACCAAATAAAAGTCAAGTTCGATAAAACATTCATCGACGCTAGGTTTCGCGATCTAGGGAAAGTGGCTGAGCAAGGGTCAGGACCTGGTTTAGTCTTGAACTACGGAGATTTGAGGGTATTCACTGACGGTGAAGGAAACGTGTCGGCGGCTAGTTACATTGTGGGTAAGGTTTCGGAGCTGTTGCGGAGAAGCGGGAGGAGAGTGTGGTTGATCGGAGCGACGGCGAGCAACGACGTTTATGAGAAGATGGTGAGGAAGTTTCCGAACGTGGAGAAAGACTGGGACTTGCAGTTACTCACCATCACCAATACTCTTAGGTCTTGTTCGCCTCACCACAAATCCAG TTTGATGGGATCGTTTGTTCCATTTGGTGGATTTTTCTCAACACCTTATGACATGAAACTACCGTTCTCCGGTTTTAACAAGGAAATCACCGGACCAGTTTCTTCCATATCCGACCAGACCCAATCTACCTTGCCACCTTGGTTGCAGATGACCACAATACCCGATTTAAACCAAAAATCTGATCCCAAG TGCAGACCAAAGAAGGGTTGGAATCAGTTTGCGGTAATACGTCCACGAGCAGTGCTTCTGCATCAACCGATTCAGCTAAATCGGTCACGACTGATCTGGATCTAA
- the LOC106332875 gene encoding phosphoinositide phospholipase C 6, whose amino-acid sequence MGKEKKTESYDNGSYNYKMFKCFNRKFKINEVQPTDDVRDAFCQFSVGGGDGDSSDDGVMGAEQLCSFLDDNQVNSATTVAEAQRLIDEVIRRRHHVTRFTRHGLDLDDFFNFLFYDDLNPPITPHVHQDMSAPLSHYFIYTGHNSYLTGNQLSSDCSEVPVIKALQRGVRVIELDLWPNSTGTDINVLHGRTLTTPVPLITCLKSIRDHAFSSSPYPVIITLEDHLTADLQAKVAEMATQIFGQMLYYPESESLEEFPSPASLLHRIIISTKPPKEYLESRNPIGKQKENGNVSPSSEEETPGTEEIQTLESILFYQDCDNKSDSDQEEEEASEDQKPAYKRLITIHAGKPKGTVKEEMKVVVDKVRRLSLSEQELDRTCSSNSQDVVRFTQKNLLRIYPKGTRFNSSNYKPLIGWTHGAQMIAFNMQGYGRSLWLMHGMFRANGGCGYVKKPNFLMKKGFHDEVFDPKKKLHVKETLKVKVYMGDGWRLDFSHTHFDTYSPPDFYTKVFIVGVPADNAKRKTRVIEDNWYPIWDEEFSFPLTVPELALLRIEVREYDMSDKDDFGGQTCLPVSELRPGIRSVPLYDKKGEKMKSVRLLMRFIFE is encoded by the exons ATGGGGAAGGAGAAGAAAACAGAGTCATACGACAATGGAAGCTACAACTACAAAATGTTCAAATGCTTCAACCGTAAATTCAAAATCAACGAAGTCCAACCCACAGACGACGTCCGCGACGCCTTCTGCCAGTTCTCCGTCGGCGGAGGCGACGGAGACTCCAGCGACGACGGCGTTATGGGGGCAGAGCAGCTCTGTTCTTTCCTCGACGACAACCAAGTCAATTCAGCAACCACCGTCGCGGAGGCTCAACGTTTGATCGACGAGGTCATACGACGGCGACACCACGTCACGCGCTTCACACGCCATGGCCTCGACCTAGACGATTTCTTCAACTTCCTTTTCTACGACGATCTCAATCCTCCCATCACGCCTCAC GTGCATCAAGACATGTCAGCTCCATTGTCGCATTACTTTATATACACGGGACACAACTCGTATCTTACGGGGAATCAACTGAGCAGCGATTGTAGCGAAGTCCCTGTGATCAAAGCTTTGCAGAGAGGAGTTCGTGTCATTGAGCTTGATCTTTGGCCTAACTCTACTGGAACAGATATCAATGTTCTTCACGGAAG AACGCTCACGACGCCTGTACCGCTGATCACATGCTTGAAATCGATAAGAGATCACGCGTTTTCTAGCTCGCCTTATCCGGTTATCATCACCTTAGAGGATCATCTTACTGCTGATCTTCAAGCCAAAGTGGCTGAG ATGGCTACGCAGATATTTGGACAAATGTTGTATTACCCTGAATCAGAAAGCTTAGAAGAGTTTCCTTCTCCTGCTTCACTGCTTCATCGGATAATCATCTCAACTAAACCACCTAAAGAGTATCTTGAATCAAGAAACCCTATTGGTAAACAAAAGGAGAATGGTAATGTATCTCCATCTTCAGAGGAGGAAACACCTGGAACTGAGGAGATTCAGACACTAGAAAGTATTTTGTTTTACCAAGATTGTGACAACAAG AGTGATAGTGATCAAGAGGAAGAAGAAGCTAGTGAAGATCAGAAACCAGCATATAAAAGGTTGATCACTATTCATGCTGGGAAACCAAAGGGAACGGTGAAGGAAGAGATGAAAGTTGTGGTTGATAAAGTTAGACGTTTGAGTTTAAGTGAGCAAGAACTTGACAGGACTTGTTCATCCAACAGTCAAGATGTTGTAAG GTTTACACAGAAGAATTTGCTTAGGATATACCCTAAAGGGACAAGGTTTAACTCCTCAAACTACAAACCACTTATTGGTTGGACTCATGGAGCACAAATGATTGCATTCAATATGCAG GGATATGGGAGATCTCTGTGGTTGATGCACGGTATGTTTAGAGCCAATGGAGGTTGTGGATATGTCAAGAAACCTAACTTCTTGATGAAGAAAGGGTTTCATGACGAAGTCTTTGACCCTAAGAAGAAACTTCATGTTAAAGAAACGTTAAAG GTGAAAGTGTATATGGGAGACGGGTGGCGTCTAGACTTCAGTCACACTCATTTTGATACATATTCTCCTCCTGATTTCTACACTAAG GTGTTCATAGTGGGTGTACCAGCAGATAACGCAAAGAGGAAGACAAGAGTAATAGAAGACAATTGGTATCCAATTTGGGATGAGGAGTTCAGTTTCCCACTAACAGTTCCAGAGCTTGCATTGCTTAGGATCGAAGTCAGAGAGTATGATATGTCTGATAAGGATGATTTTGGTGGACAAACATGCTTGCCTGTATCAGAATTAAGACCCGGGATTCGATCTGTGCCTTTGTATGATAAGAAGGGTGAGAAAATGAAATCAGTACGGCTTCTGATGCGTTTCATCTTCGAATGA
- the LOC106329343 gene encoding uncharacterized protein LOC106329343 isoform X1, with protein sequence MPSKNSQPAAEVSRVDAMEGIKKTELVPIGDLNTYISNSNEQAHVNVKLGCVSPDITGFIRVRAELAVDDRKDSATFVVFNKELTKLIKQDAATLALEEVQFCSYTTFFMRLK encoded by the exons ATGCCATCAAAGAATTCACAACCAG CAGCAGAGGTTTCCCGTGTTGATGCCATGGAAGGGATAAAAAAAACAGAACTTGTGCCAATTGGAGATCTAAACACATACATCTCCAACTCTAACGAGCAG GCACATGTAAATGTAAAGCTCGGATGTGTTTCTCCTGACATTACCGGGTTTATCAG GGTCCGTGCTGAACTAGCAGTTGATGACCGCAAAGATAGTGCCACATTTGTGGTCTTCAACAAGGAGTTGACTAAGCTCATCAAGCAAGATGCAGCTACTCTGGCTCTTGAGGAGGTACAGTTTTGCTCATACACTACATTTTTCATGCGTTTAAAATAG
- the LOC106329343 gene encoding uncharacterized protein LOC106329343 isoform X2, translated as MPSKNSQPAAEVSRVDAMEGIKKTELVPIGDLNTYISNSNEQAHVNVKLGCVSPDITGFIRVRAELAVDDRKDSATFVVFNKELTKLIKQDAATLALEEMP; from the exons ATGCCATCAAAGAATTCACAACCAG CAGCAGAGGTTTCCCGTGTTGATGCCATGGAAGGGATAAAAAAAACAGAACTTGTGCCAATTGGAGATCTAAACACATACATCTCCAACTCTAACGAGCAG GCACATGTAAATGTAAAGCTCGGATGTGTTTCTCCTGACATTACCGGGTTTATCAG GGTCCGTGCTGAACTAGCAGTTGATGACCGCAAAGATAGTGCCACATTTGTGGTCTTCAACAAGGAGTTGACTAAGCTCATCAAGCAAGATGCAGCTACTCTGGCTCTTGAGGAG ATGCCTTGA